From the genome of Cryptococcus neoformans var. neoformans B-3501A chromosome 1, whole genome shotgun sequence, one region includes:
- a CDS encoding hypothetical protein (Similar to gi|46098384|gb|EAK83617.1| hypothetical protein UM02719.1 [Ustilago maydis 521], FASTA scores: opt: 894, E(): 2.6e-41, (45.860% identity (72.611% similar) in 471 aa overlap (2-464:35-463)); HMMPfam hit to DnaJ, DnaJ domain, score: 123.0, E(): 7e-34), whose product MVKDTQLYDLLEVQPDATDIQLKKAYRKLAIKYHPDKNPAPEAAEKFKDIGEAYQILSDPDSRAFYDKVGKDAMNRPEGGNIDPQEIFSQIFGGEAFFDYIGEIALVKDFTTTMDVVMSPEEKAEMEAAAKADAEASAEATEPSSKTSAAASAAAASAAADPLGQSAAGAANEAAQAEVGVSGENQALALHSSASGTNTPTGKADGEADAVGAAKKPESSKKGKPKLTPEQKAQLEALEKKQDEEKQKRIETLQDRLVQRIRPFVDAKNPGDINDAETKAFENRIRIEAEDLKLESFGVEMLHTIGQVYITKAGNFLKSKKFFGGGFFGRLKEKGGMMKEGWNLLGSAVGVQSAMAEMERLEAKGDASQEEIEALAQELSSKMLLTTWRATRWEVINVLNVVVDRVLYEQGIHKDMALRRAKAIMTIGGIFKAVEADESDDERRELERLVMNAGKKKKEEKEKKGWFSRSHAHKPEATTPDKEEGPKVTA is encoded by the exons ATGGTTAAGGACACCCAGCTCTATGACCTCCTCGAGGTCCAGCCTGACGCAACCGATATCCA GTTAAAGAAAGCTTACAGGAAGCTTGCCATCAAG TATCACCCTGATAAGAACCCTGCTCCTGAAGCTGCTGAGAAGTTCAAGGATATTGG TGAAGCATATCAGATCTTATCTGACCCAGACTCTCGGGCTTTCTACGATAAAGTTGGCAAGGATGCGATGAATCGCCCTGAAGGGGGTAATATTGACCCTCAGGAAATCTTCTCACAAATCTTTGGTGGCG AGGCGTTCTTTGATTAC ATCGGCGAGATTGCCCTCGTCAAGGATTTTACCACCACCATGGATGTTGTCATGTCCCCCGAAGAAAAGGCCGAGATGGAAGCAGCTGCCAAAGCCGATGCTGAGGCTTCCGCGGAGGCCACCGAACCCTCGTCAAAGACATCTGCAGCAGCTAGtgcagctgctgcttcGGCTGCCGCTGACCCGTTGGGTCAGTCAGCTGCTGGCGCAGCGAACGAAGCCGCTCAAGCAGAAGTCGGCGTGAGCGGCGAAAATCAAGCCCTTGCTTTGCACTCCTCTGCTTCAGGGACTAACACACCTACGGGTAAGGCGGACGGGGAAGCGGATGCAGTTGGCGCAGCAAAGAAACCAGAAAGCAGTAAAAAAGGCAAGCCCAAGTTGACACCCGAGCAAAAGGCACAGTTGGAAGCTTTGGAAAAGAAAcaggatgaggaaaaacaaaagagGATTGAGACTCTGCAAGACAGGCTCGTGCAGAGGATTAGGCCTTTTGTTGATGCCAAGAATCCCGGCGATATCAACGACGCGGAGACTAAGGCTTTTGAAAACCGAATAAGAATTGAAGCGGAAGACCTCAAACTTGAATCTTTTGGTGTTGAA ATGCTCCACACTATCGGTCAAGTTTATATTACCAAAGCGGGCAACTTTTTGAAGAGCAAAAAGTTCTTTGGTGGCGGTTTCTTCGGGCGATtaaaggagaagggagggatgatgaaagagggCTGGAACTTGCTGGGTTCTGC GGTCGGTGTACAAAGCGCCATGGCTGAAATGGAGAGGCTGGAGGCAAAGGGCGACGCTTCTCAAGAAGAAATTGAAGCCCTTGCACAAGAGTTATCTAGCAAGATGTTGTTGACCACATGGCGTGCCACCCGTTGGGAAGTTATCAAT GTGCTTAACGTGGTAGTCGATCGAGTGCTTTACGAACAAGGCATTCACAAGGATATGGCTCTCAGGCGTGCCAAAGCGATCATGACGATTGGTGGTATCTTCAAGGCAGTCGAGGCGGATGAATCTGACGACGAAAGGCGAGAACTTGAGAG GCTTGTTATGAACGccggcaagaagaagaaggaggagaaggaaaagaagggttGGTTCAGCAGGTCGCACGCCCACAAGCCTGAAGCAACAACCCCTGATAAGGAGGAAGGCCCCAAGGTGACAGCTTAA
- a CDS encoding hypothetical protein (Similar to gi|32414609|ref|XP_327784.1| hypothetical protein [Neurospora crassa], FASTA scores: opt: 1502, E(): 3.6e-66, (32.000% identity (58.667% similar) in 1350 aa overlap (65-1314:1-1268)); HMMPfam hit to XPG_I, XPG I-region, score: 133.2, E(): 5.7e-37; HMMPfam hit to XPG_N, XPG N-terminal domain, score: 154.9, E(): 1.7e-43) — protein MTISDIYARRVITTGADREMISVSAYSSSSSLSSSLVQSTVAYFDESPACLFYHHVHRWKRIINMGVKGLWSLLNPVARPVQIESMEGKRLAIDSSIWLYQFQATMRDKDGRVLVNAHVLGFLRRINKLLFHGIKPVFVFDGGAPALKRSTIAERKRKKTGAAANHAKVAEKLFAAQMRREAVKAAQVAQEQKEAKAAAEAAAEYARRYPDEAGEQIAEGAVYLEDLEGRAGPSRPRSPGPAQTEGVDPSAVPTDPEKRRKYFKKHDPYRLPAAEMPTVSTSDRPDARLATEEELKQFIDEVHPEDIDIESAEFRALPTEVQYEIIGDLRIRSRQQSHRRLADMLRAAPTPLDFSKAQIKHLSQRNALTQQLLTVTDMVGKAHLTIPVRIAAERNREYVLVKKDETEGGGWALGIREGSKEKPIEVEPAEPKTESEHESDIEPLSPPPQAAMDQDLREYRRQQVLEAIAARYAPKRQARAPLDVAVKPFGPSRTASSKPLFDVDGEEEEGEEEVVPTANDEALALALQQEELGDDETEVDEDLAKALALSRREAERKSRSENEGFRVVDVGKDELTEEEDGDMEEVELVPSGTVTPAQVDIEAEDSEDEDEFEEVDTPSTTLSSSRVSLGASIAPGMETPEIASTHPNSTRMIDPIVMDDDDDDDDDKGEPLVMSTFKEKRASVYLPPLASDLPERAAQSSGEQAPPAITSRSQISQSTAVPVRPKALQKLNSAVNVPSPLRNVAEPKSWPKSSPISVDDVSVPAGAPDLPFTLEATDPTEIRGAPSPDMIPPRSPPSPELYGSGSLERPHFLERPSPRSPVMYNEMDDEDGSEADEKDETRSTYSWSPSPTPPPRPLRTTESDVSLNTAASPSPALIAAPRDDDEDDGDLAPADVAAESDDYARFVASIKNRDLNEVRGEIDDEIRVLNSENRVAMRDSDEITQSMIAQIQTLLRHFGIPYITAPMEAEAQCAKLAQLGLVDGIITDDSDVFLFGGVQCFKNIFNDAKYAECFLLADVERELMLTRERLISLAYFLGSDYTLGLPGIGPVMGLEILANFPGERGLYDFKEWWGRVQKGNDTEEESGTKWRKSFKKRFLKSIYLTADWPDPLVREAYLYPTVDESEEPFHWGFPRLSALRTFLHEELSWSISKVDDELTPIVQRISLRGKHGALNKQGTLDPFFDMSAGAGHYAPRKRGMNVSKRLMGVIKQFKEAEIRMSKGEDLDVDAILADEEKEKKRKAKGKRKVDGKEAGDDEKEEGSNSSSNKRKKTSARGRRRAGTASSVGDSVASSEGGSRSTSTSGRGRGGSRARGRARGKGQE, from the exons ATGACCATCTCTGATATTTACGCGCGACGCGTTATAACGACTGGAGCGGACAGGGAGATGATCTCCGTCTCAGCCtactcatcgtcatcatcactaAGTTCTTCGTTGGTCCAGTCAACCGTTGCCTACTTTGACGAGAGTCCCGCTTGCCTGTTTTACCACCACGTCCATAGGTGGAAGCGAATAATCAATATGGGTGTCAAAGGCCTTTGGTCTCTGCTTAACCCAGTCGCTCGTCCAGTCCA GATCGAGAGTATGGAAGGGAAGCGATTGGCGATTGATAGTTCCATCTGGCTTTATCAA TTCCAAGCGACAATGAGGGATAAAGATGGTAGGGTCTTAGTGAATGCACACGTTCTAG GTTTCCTACGTCGGATAAATAAACTGTTGTTCCACGGGATAAAACCAGTGTTCGTCTTCGATGGAGGCGCTCCGGCGCTCAAGCGATCGACTATC gcCGAAAGAAAGCGAAAGAAGACTGGTGCTGCTGCCAATCATGCCAAAGTGGCTGAGAAGCTTTTTGCCGCTCAGATGCGTCGCGAGGCAGTGAAGGCGGCACAAGT CGcacaagaacaaaaagaggCCAAAGCAGCAGCTGAGGCAGCTGCAGAGTACGCAAGGCGCTATCCTGATGAAGCGGGAGAACAAATCGCTGAGGGAGCTGTATATCTCGAAGATTTAGAAGGTCGTGCCGGCCCTTCCCGGCCTCGTTCTCCCGGACCTGCACAGACCGAGGGTGTCGATCCAAGTGCAGTACCGACAGACCCGGAAAAACGAAGAAAATACTTCAAAAAGCATGATCCTTATCGCTTACCTGCAGCCGAGATGCCCACAGTATCGACGTCTGACAGACCAGACGCCAGATTAGCTACAGAGGAGGAGCTCAAACAATTCATAGACGAGGTCCACCCCGAGGACATCGACATAGAATCAGCCGAATTTCGTGCTTTGCCCACCGAGGTCCAGTACGAAATTATCGGTGATTTACGTATCCGGTCCCGCCAACAATCTCACCGCCGACTCGCTGATATGCTTCGCGCCGCTCCTACTCCTTTAGACTTTTCCAAAGCACAGATAAAGCACCTCTCCCAACGTAACGCTTTGACCCAGCAACTTTTAACGGTCACGGATATGGTTGGTAAAGCCCACTTGACCATTCCTGTGAGAATCGCGGCAGAAAGAAACAGAGAGTATGTATTAGTGAAGAAAGACGAGActgaaggtggaggatgggcTCTGGGAATCAGAGAGGGATCGAAGGAGAAGCCAATAGAGGTTGAGCCTGCGGAACCCAAGACTGAAAGCGAGCATGAATCGGACATTGAACCCCTATCACC GCCTCCGCAGGCTGCTATGGATCAAGACCTCCGAGAGTATCGTCGTCAACAAGTGCTTGAAGCTATTGCTGCCCGCTACGCTCCCAAACGTCAGGCACGAGCCCCTCTCGACGTTGCAGTCAAACCCTTTGGGCCATCACGAACGGCATCGTCCAAGCCATTATTCGATGTcgatggcgaggaagaagaaggggaggaagaggttgtgCCGACAGCTAACGATGAAGCTTTGGCCTTGGCTTTGcaacaagaagagctgGGAGACGATGAGACagaggttgatgaagatCTAGCAAAAGCCTTGGCTCTCAGTCGGAGAGAGGCTGAAAGGAAATCAAGGAGCGAAAATGAAGGATTCAGAGTTGTTGACGTCGGAAAAGACGAATtgacggaggaagaggacggaGATATGGAAGAAGTAGAACTCGTGCCTAGTGGCACTGTGACACCTGCTCAAGTTGACATAGAGGCAGAAGAcagcgaagatgaggacgagTTTGAAGAAGTCGACACGCCATCAACGACGTTGAGCTCTTCTCGGGTGTCATTAGGTGCTTCTATCGCCCCAGGCATGGAAACCCCGGAAATTGCTTCCACTCATCCGAATTCTACGCGGATGATCGACCCTATAGtcatggatgatgatgacgatgatgatgatgataaagGAGAGCCCCTGGTCATGTCAACGTTTAAAGAGAAGCGGGCTTCTGTCTATCTACCTCCCCTGGCGTCGGACCTGCCCGAAAGAGCTGCTCAGTCATCTGGCGAACAGGCACCGCCTGCCATCACTTCTCGATCCCAAATCTCACAATCGACAGCCGTGCCGGTACGGCCCAAAGCATTACAAAAGCTGAATTCAGCGGTCAATGTACCTTCTCCTTTGAGGAACGTAGCTGAGCCAAAATCATGGCCAaaatcttctccaatctcTGTCGATGATGTTTCCGTCCCTGCTGGTGCCCCAGACCTACCCTTTACGTTGGAAGCCACAGATCCAACTGAAATCAGAGGCGCACCGTCCCCGGACATGATCCCGCCTCGttcaccaccatcacctGAGCTGTATGGGTCTGGATCGCTTGAAAGACCGCATTTTTTGGAACGCCCGTCGCCACGCTCGCCTGTGATGTACAATGAGATGGACGACGAGGACGGCAGCGAAGcggatgagaaggatgagacCCGGTCCACGTATTCCTGGTCACCTTCCCCGACCCCGCCACCCCGTCCTCTCCGGACGACTGAATCGGATGTTTCGCTCAACACTGCTgcatctccttctcctgcctTGATCGCAGCGCCCcgagatgacgatgaggatgacggtGACCTGGCGCCAGCTGATGTGGCGGCAGAATCCGATGACTATGCACGTTTCGTGGCGTCGATTAAGAATCGGGATCTCAACGAGGTTCGCGGGGAGATTGATGACGAGATACGGGTGTTGAACTCTGAGAATAGGGTGGCGATGAGAGACTCGGATGAGATTACCCAAAGTATGATTGCGCAAATCCAG ACACTTTTGAGGCATTTCGGTATTCCTTACATAACAGCACCCATGGAAGCGGAAGCGCAATGTGCCAAACTGGCACAGCTAGGTCTCGTAGACGGTATCATCACCGATGATTCCGATGTTTTCCTCTTTGGCGGTGTCCAGTGCTTCAAAAACATTTTCAACGACGCCAAATACGCAGAGTGTTTCCTGCTGGCAGATGTGGAAAGAGAATTGATGTTAACGCGCGAAAGGTTGATTTCACTCGCGTATTTCCTGGGGAGCGATTATACGTTGGGATTGCCCGGGATTGGGCCTGTTATGGGTCTCGAGATCCTGGCGAATTTTCCGGGGGAGAGGGGTCTGTATGATTTCAAAGAATGGTGGGGACGAGTGCAAAAAGGGAATGatacagaggaagagagtgggACGAAATGGAGGAAATCGTTTAAAAAGAGATTCTTGAAGAGTATATACCTCACTGCAGACTGGCCTGACCCGCTTGTG AGGGAGGCATACCTATATCCAACCGTCGATGAATCGGAAGAGCCCTTCCATTGGGGATTCCCCAGACTTTCAGCCCTGCGAAC TTTTCTCCACGAAGAGTTATCTTGGTCTATATCCAAGGTGGACGACGAATTGACGCCTATCGTGCAACGTATATCCCTACGGGGCAAACATGGGGCTTTGAATAAACAAGGGACGCTTGATCCATTTTTCGATATGTCTGCTGGAGCGGGACATTATGCGCCTAGAAAAAGAGGTATGAACGTTAGTAAACGGTTGATGGGGGTTATCAAGCAGTTTAAGGAGGCCGAAATTAGGATGAGCAAAGGCGAGGATTTGGATGTGGATGCGATACTTgcagacgaggagaaggagaagaagcgtaAGGCAAAGGGGAAACGAAAAGTGGACGGAAAGGAGgctggagatgatgaaaaggaggaggggagcAACAGCAGTAGcaacaagaggaagaagacgagtgcgcgagggaggaggagggctgGAACGGCTTCGAGTGTTGGAGATTCGGTAGCGTCAAGCGAAGGAGGGAGTCGGAGTACGAGCACGAGTGGACGGGGTAGGGGTGGGTCGAGGGCCCGTGGTCGGGCGAGGGGCAAGGGCCAAGAGTAA
- a CDS encoding hypothetical protein (Match to ESTs gb|CF187367.1|CF187367, gb|CF192049.1|CF192049, gb|CF192048.1|CF192048; Similar to gi|46099868|gb|EAK85101.1| hypothetical protein UM03956.1 [Ustilago maydis 521], FASTA scores: opt: 337, E(): 3.8e-16, (40.260% identity (60.390% similar) in 154 aa overlap (5-157:2-143))) — protein MFAPALLRTARPAASRIAPIASRLASSSTKLTIANENFPLPTGEEVDPQLNGYPQLPNVSLQNRYPFGWWDIQERKNFGEVVHESEDVLGMWGPDVHKTSWQSALLQASLSTHLCTAFGLVGAVSYVLIKTRPERPVTARDYPYGGLEKELGGINVARKEQVDEE, from the exons ATGTTCGCCCCAGCCCTCCTCCGCACAGCCCGCCCAGCAGCATCTCGCATCGCTCCCATCGCTTCCCGTCTCgcgtcctcctccacaaAGCTCACCATCGCAAACGAGAACTTTCCCTTGCCCACCGGAGAGGAGGTCGACCCGCAAT TGAACGGCTACCCTCAACTCCCCAATGTGTCTTTGCAGAATCGATACCCTTTCGGCTGGTGGGATATCCAGGAGCGCAAGAACTTTGGTGAAGTA GTGCATGAGAGCGAGGATGTCCTCGGCATGTGGGGCCCTGACGTCCACAAGACTTCCTGGCAAAGCGCCCTGCTTCAGGCAAGTCTTTCCACGCAT CTCTGCACTGCCTTTGGTCTCGTCGGTGCCGTCTCCTACGTCCTCATCAAGACCCGCCCCGAACGACCAGTCACTGCCCGAGATTACCCTTACGGCGGTCTTGAGAAGGAGCTTGGTGGTATAAACGTCGCCAGGAAGGAGCAAGTCGACGAAGAGTAA
- a CDS encoding hypothetical protein (Similar to gi|46098471|gb|EAK83704.1| hypothetical protein UM02793.1 [Ustilago maydis 521], FASTA scores: opt: 496, E(): 7.7e-24, (36.830% identity (62.005% similar) in 429 aa overlap (155-533:66-482))), giving the protein MHRRSLRPYLRYPFPVTQHLSFRSVHHFYSYREINEKNEKPIKYSHTPTIHFSLYCNIHSPLPVHSHPHSSTDTNEHTVHRSMDPAFHPPFPLSNLYQTLPFGTCCAILILWAVHHILCQRYAPITITGPTRREEVGAHGETTEELVHKWCKSLKEGFTASWWLPNGHAQTIYSGLADFSMDDHVTYQRQLLRLPDGGTIGVDVYPPLTTELADDAPVIVVNHGLTGGSHESYVRNLVVWLTKPIAEGGLGGRAAVVNFRGCASTPLTSPHLYCSGNTIDNHTATTYLASLFPDAPLLGVGFSLGAAVMTRYLGEQGDKSRLRAAVVLYCPLELKAMSAKLDSAHLFPRLYSLTMARKILKSISPHLLPPSPLSSPSSPLHVNIPEILSLSSSVKYKWTLRASKVTELVVTKVGGSAPCFPFEGMDQFLEWACPSGWIGRIKRPTLAISALDDPIVSGDCLPYSAVRASSHMILAGVAQGGHLGSFDSPSPFGPDRHRRWHVRPTIEFLRGVIKDLPKSASEQKLGRVQVEEREDGWSWVGEVGWKLVGEEEECGWVGNGICESEMDGAGASV; this is encoded by the exons ATGCATCGCCGATCTCTCCGTCCTTATCTGCGGTATCCTTTCCCTGTAACTCAACACCTCAGTTTCAGATCAGTGCACCATTTTTACAGCTACCGAGAAATAAAcgaaaaaaatgaaaagcCTATAAAATATTCCCACACACCCACAATTCACTTTTCTCTTTATTGCAATATTCATTCACCTTTACCTGTCCACTCACATCCCCACTCTTCTACAGATACCAACGAACACACGGTCCATCGTTCAATGGACCCAGCTTTTCaccctccttttcccttaTCAAACTTATATCAGACCCTTCCTTTCGGGACATGCTGCGCTATATTGATACTGTGGGCGGTACACCACATACTCTGTCAACGTTATGCACCCATCACAATTACGGGGCCTACTcgcagagaagaagtaggCGCTCATGGAGAGACGACTGAAGAGCTCGTCCATAAGTGGTGCAAAAGCCTAAAGGAGGGCTTCACAGCTAGCTGGTGGTTGCCAAA TGGCCATGCTCAAACGATTTATTCGGGATTGGCAGACTTTTCTATGGATGATCATGTAACTTATCAGAG ACAACTTCTTCGACTTCCGGATGGAGGAACAAT CGGTGTTGATGTCTATCCGCCTCTCACTACTGAGCTGGCAGACGATGCCCCAgtcatcgtcgtcaacCATGGCCTTACCGGGGGCAGCCATGAAAGTTATGTGAGGAACTTGGTCGTTTGGCTCACCAAGCCTATCGCTGAAGGAGGTCTAGGTGGACGAGCAGCTGTAGTCAAT TTCCGTGGATGTGCCTCAACTCCACTGACTTCTCCTCACCTTTATTGCTCCGGCAACACCATTGACAATCACACGGCTACAACATATCTCGCCAGTCTATTCCCCGATGCCCCTTTACTCGGAGTCGGCTTCTCCCTTGGCGCAGCGGTTATGACGAGATACCTCGGTGAGCAGGGCGATAAAAGTCGTTTGCGAGCCGCTGTTGTCCTCTACTGTCCTTTGGAGCTAAAGGCGATGAGCGCCAA ACTAGACTCTGCCCATCTGTTCCCTCGCCTCTATTCCCTTACAATGGCTCGCAAAATTCTCAAGTCCATCTCTCCCCATTTACTTCCCCCTTCACCGCTatcatctccatcgtcGCCTTTACATGTCAACATTCCAGAAATCCTTTCCCTATCCTCTTCAGTCAAGTATAAATGGACACTTCGTGCCAGTAAAGTGACCGAATTAGTAGTCACAAAAGTCGGCGGCAGTGCGCCTTGCTTCCCCTTTGAAGGCATGGACCAGTTCCTGGAGTGGGCTTGTCCCAGTGGATGGATAGGTCGCATCAAGAG GCCGACGCTGGCTATTTCTGCTCTCGATGATCCCATAGTATCAGGTG ACTGCCTTCCCTATTCTGCAGTCCGCGCTTCATCGCACATGATACTTGCGGGAGTCGCACAAGGCGGACACTTGGGCAGTTTTGATTCGCCTTCCCCCTTTGGACCTGATAGACACCGTCGATGGCATGTTCGACCTACGATCGAATTCTTGCGTGGGGTTATCAAGGATTTGCCCAAATCAGCTTCTGAACAAAAGTTGGGTAGGGTTCAAGTcgaagagagggaagacgGGTGGTCTTGGGTCGGAGAAGTCGGATGGAAACTTGTaggtgaggaagaagagtgcgGTTGGGTGGGAAATGGTATCTGTGAGAGTGAGATGGATGGGGCAGGTGCGAGCGTGTAG